The genomic region AACTTCTGCACGTCGTCGCTTGCGCGGCGCTCGTCGTCTTCCGAGATTTCCTTGTCCTTCACGAGCTTTTTCAATTGCTCGTTGGCGTCGCGGCGCAGATTGCGCACAGCGATTTTCGCCGACTCGCCTTCGCTTTTCACGACCTTGGTCAGCTCGCGGCGGCGCTCTTCGGTGAGCGCGGGCATCGGCACGCGGATCAAGTCGCCCTGCGTCGCCGGGTTCAGCCCGAGATCCGATTCGCGGATCGCTTTCTCGACGACCGGGACCATCTTCTTTTCCCACGGCTGCACGCCGATCGTGCGGGCATCGACGAGCGTCATGTTCGCCACTTGCGAGATGGGCACGTTCGAGCCGTAGTAGT from Caballeronia sp. Lep1P3 harbors:
- the frr gene encoding ribosome recycling factor translates to MSVADIKKGVDQKMQRSIEAFKADLAKIRTGRAHTGLLDHIQVDYYGSNVPISQVANMTLVDARTIGVQPWEKKMVPVVEKAIRESDLGLNPATQGDLIRVPMPALTEERRRELTKVVKSEGESAKIAVRNLRRDANEQLKKLVKDKEISEDDERRASDDVQKFTDKFVAEIDKLVQTKEAEIMTV